Part of the Thermodesulfovibrionales bacterium genome is shown below.
TCCGAAAAGGAGGTGAGGAGGGCCTTTGAGGATATCTTCTCAAAGGCAAAGGGCAGGATAATCATCGCAACCTTTGCGTCGAATATCCACAGGATACAGCAGGCGGTCGACGTGGCGGGCATGTTCGGAAGGAAGGTGATCCTCTGCGGCAGAAGCATGATCTCGAATGCTCAGATAGCCCTTGACCTCGGTTATCTCAGGATACCCCGCGATACCTGGCTGCGGCTCGAGGACCTGAAAAACCTCAGGGACGAGGAGACGGTGATCATCACTACCGGCAGTCAGGGTGAGCCGATGAGCGTGCTTTCGAGGATCGCAACAGGCGAGCACAAGACGATCCAGGTGGCTGAGGGAGATACGGTCATCCTCTCCGCCAAGATCATTCCCGGGAATGAGCGCTCCATCGGAAGGATCATCAACCATCTCTTCAGGCGTGGTGCGACGGTCATCTATGAGAAGGTCTCGGAGATCCACGTTTCGGGCCACGCATCAAAGGAGGAATTGAAGCTCATGCTGAACATGGTCAGGCCGAAGTACTTTATGCCGATCCATGGGGAGTTCAGGCACCTCTCCTACCATGCCCTGCTCGGAGAAAAGGTCGGGATACCGAAGGAGAATATTTTTATCCTCGAAAATGGTGAGGTCCTCGAAATATCAGAAAGCGGCGCGAGAAGAAACGGTAAAGTCAATGCGGGGAGGGTCTTTATCGACGGCAAGGGAATGGGCGATGTGGAGGATATGGTCCTCCGCGACAGGCGCAGGCTTGCTCACGACGGCATTGTCCTCATCCTCGTAACGGTCGAGAAACATACCGGGACGATTGCCTCGGGGCCTGAGATCATATCGAGGGGATTTATCTTCGAAGACGCCTCTCCTGAGGTGATGAACGACGTGAGGGAGCTTGTGTCAAATACGCTGAAGGACCTCGACAAGGAGATCATCACCGATACATCATTGCTCCAGGCAAAGCTGAGGAGCGTCCTCAAGAAATACCTCAGGAACACCATGGAACGGAGGCCCATGATCATGCCGATCATCGTCGAGGTTTGATGCTTGGTGAAGGGAGAGGACCGTGGAACAGGATGAAGGCATAGATACCGGAAAGCACGACGGAAAGGAAAGGAAGAGGTTTTTTGACAGGTATGGACCACCCATTGTTCTGGCCGGCATCGTCATATACCTTGCCCTCTTGATAACAGGGGTTATTGCGGAGATCTTCAAGATACAATCCATCCTGGACTGGTGGATATGGCGTCCGCCGGGGAAGTAGACCGGCATCCCCCCATATTACAGCCCACAAGATAATGGCACCCTACTTCTTATCAATGCTGTATTTGCCCGGCTCGAGTGAAGAAGGAAGACTTTTTGCGCATTGTAAATGAGAACATGGTCTAAATTCAATCTGTTATAATCAAGGCGTTAATCTTTTATGATACGCGCATGGTCCTGCTAATACATGGATGAACGGCTGAAAAGGATAAGGCAGGAGGTCGCCGGGGTCGTCGCCCTCCTCTGCAGCGTCTATATTCTCCTGAGCCTCGTCACCTACTCGAAGTGGGATCCTTCCTCCTTTGTCTTTTCGACCCTTCCTGCGAAAAATTACGGGGGCGTCGTCGGTTCATATATCTCCGACCTCCTGATATCGGCCATGGGTCTCGTCGCCTTTGCAATCCCCGCTGTCCTCGCTGTCTATGGCATGAAGAGATTGCTCGGAAGGGAAGGCCATTGGATTTACGTCTTCGGCACGTTCCTCTTTCTGCTCTCTTCTTCGCTCTTTTCAGCCTTGGTCGCCTTTACCTTCGGCTTCGCTTCACCGAATGATGCGGGCGGCGTGGTCGGCCAGATGCTCTCGGACCTGCTGAAAGGCCTCCTGTCTCTCCCGGGTGCATACATATTTTCTTTGGCACTCTGGCTTTCTTCTCTCATAATCCTCAGTCCTGTCTCGCTGGTATCGGTCATCATGAACATGAAGAGGCCCGGAATCCCTGAGGATGCCGGAACATCAGCTAAGGCCGAAGAGCTTGTCATTGTTTCTTCAGAGAGTGAAACAGTGAGCGATGAGCCGATTATCCACGGAGAGCCTCTTGCTTTCGAAGAGGTCGAACTTTCCCGTCCTCCTCAGGAGAAGCCTTCGAAAGAAGCCCCTTCCCTCCCCGACTCAGGCACCAGGGCGCTGAAGGAGGGGGAATACGCTCTGCCACCTCTTGAACTGCTCAAAGCGGCTGATTCGATATCGTCGAGGCCTTCGAAGGAAGACATGCTTTCGAGTTCGTCGCTCCTTGAACGGAAACTCAAGGACTTCGATGTTGAAGGTAAGGTGACCCAGGTCCATCCGGGGCCCGTTGTCACCATGTATGAATTTGAACCGGCGCCCGGTGTGAAGATCAACAGGATTGTTTCCCTTTCCGACGACCTTGCCCTCTCTCTCAAGGCCCAGAGCGTGAGGGTATCGACCATTCCGGGCAAGGCAGCCATCGGTATAGAGGTTCCGAACAGAAACCGGGAAACGGTCTCGATCCGTGAGATCATATCTTCGGAAAACTACAAGAAGAGTCATACGAAGCTCACCCTTGCCCTCGGTAAGGACATCTTCGGCAACCCGATTGTTGCAGACCTTTCGAAGATGCCCCACCTCCTCGTAGCAGGAGCTACCGGTTCCGGGAAGAGCGTCTCGATAAACTCGATGGTGGTGAGTATCCTCTACAAGGCGACGCCAAGGGAAGTGAAGATGCTCATGATAGACCCCAAGCTCCTTGAACTCTCATATTACGAGAATATACCTCACCTCATCTCTCCGGTGATAACGGGCGCAAAAGAGGCTGCCGAGGCATTGAGGAAGATGGTCTTTGAGATGGAGCGGCGATACCGGCTCCTCGCAGAAAAGGGTGTGAGGAATATCGAGGGATTCAACAGGGTCGTGCCCGACGGTGAGCAGCTCCCGTATATCGTGATATTCATTGATGAGCTTGCAGACCTCATGTTTGCGTCGGGTAACGAAGTTGAGGATGCTATTGCGAGACTTGCCCAGATGGCGAGGGCCTCCGGCATTCATCTCATCCTCGCGACTCAGAGGCCTTCCGTCGATGTCATAACGGGCGTCATAAAGGCAAACTTTCCTGCGAGGATAGCCTTTCAGGTTACATCGCGGATCGATTCGAGGACCATCATCGACTGCCAGGGGGCCGAACAGCTCCTCGGAAAGGGGGATATGCTCCTTATGCTGCCCGGCTTGAGGATCATCCGCGTCCATGGGGCGCTTGTAACGGAGGAGGAGATAAAGGGGATTACCGATTTTATAACTCCCCAGGGGATCCCTGACTACTCGATCTTCGAGAGCATACGGATCGAGGAGGCAGGACAGGAGAACGACGGTGCGGAAAAGGATGATATGTACGACAAGGTCCTGGAATTTGCCGAGTCCGTCGGCGAGGTCTCGATATCATCGATACAGAGGAGATTCAAGATCGGCTACAACAGGGCCGCTAGGATCATGGAACTCATGGAAGACGACGGTCTTGTTGGTCCGCCGCGGGGAGCCGGAAAGCCGAGGGATTACCTTGGAAGAAAGAGATAGGGACCGATATCCTGCCGCCTGCATTCTTGTTCTTGCAGGGCCGTCATAACCCAGCCCTTTTCGGGGACCTTCAAGGATGTCATCACGAAAGGGAGCATTGAATCATGTCCGTGAGCATATAACCCGGGACGGTCCGGAATGGCCTGACGATGAAGAAGCCCATTACCGGTATAGCTGAGGCCCGATGGACCTAGATGAACTTCGGGAACTCTTGCGGAAGGGGTACAACGGCAGGCAACTGACATCCCTCTTGACGGACAGGACCGATTCCCTGCTGAGTGAGATCTTTTCGTCAATCGACTCTTCGTCAGGCCTCTGTCTTATGGCTGTCGGCGGGTACGGCAGGGGAGAACTGTCGCCCCATTCCGATATCGACATCATGCTCTTTGCCAGGGACAGGTCTTCCTCGGAAAGGGCGTCTGAGGTCCTCTATAAACTCTGGGACACGAAA
Proteins encoded:
- a CDS encoding ribonuclease J, which codes for SEKEVRRAFEDIFSKAKGRIIIATFASNIHRIQQAVDVAGMFGRKVILCGRSMISNAQIALDLGYLRIPRDTWLRLEDLKNLRDEETVIITTGSQGEPMSVLSRIATGEHKTIQVAEGDTVILSAKIIPGNERSIGRIINHLFRRGATVIYEKVSEIHVSGHASKEELKLMLNMVRPKYFMPIHGEFRHLSYHALLGEKVGIPKENIFILENGEVLEISESGARRNGKVNAGRVFIDGKGMGDVEDMVLRDRRRLAHDGIVLILVTVEKHTGTIASGPEIISRGFIFEDASPEVMNDVRELVSNTLKDLDKEIITDTSLLQAKLRSVLKKYLRNTMERRPMIMPIIVEV
- a CDS encoding DNA translocase FtsK 4TM domain-containing protein, which gives rise to MDERLKRIRQEVAGVVALLCSVYILLSLVTYSKWDPSSFVFSTLPAKNYGGVVGSYISDLLISAMGLVAFAIPAVLAVYGMKRLLGREGHWIYVFGTFLFLLSSSLFSALVAFTFGFASPNDAGGVVGQMLSDLLKGLLSLPGAYIFSLALWLSSLIILSPVSLVSVIMNMKRPGIPEDAGTSAKAEELVIVSSESETVSDEPIIHGEPLAFEEVELSRPPQEKPSKEAPSLPDSGTRALKEGEYALPPLELLKAADSISSRPSKEDMLSSSSLLERKLKDFDVEGKVTQVHPGPVVTMYEFEPAPGVKINRIVSLSDDLALSLKAQSVRVSTIPGKAAIGIEVPNRNRETVSIREIISSENYKKSHTKLTLALGKDIFGNPIVADLSKMPHLLVAGATGSGKSVSINSMVVSILYKATPREVKMLMIDPKLLELSYYENIPHLISPVITGAKEAAEALRKMVFEMERRYRLLAEKGVRNIEGFNRVVPDGEQLPYIVIFIDELADLMFASGNEVEDAIARLAQMARASGIHLILATQRPSVDVITGVIKANFPARIAFQVTSRIDSRTIIDCQGAEQLLGKGDMLLMLPGLRIIRVHGALVTEEEIKGITDFITPQGIPDYSIFESIRIEEAGQENDGAEKDDMYDKVLEFAESVGEVSISSIQRRFKIGYNRAARIMELMEDDGLVGPPRGAGKPRDYLGRKR